The genomic window TTCCGGTAAGAGCAAAACGCTTTTTAGCACCTGATTTCGTTTTTAATTTTGGCATTGTTTTGCTTTTTATTGTTTTGTTATCAATATCTGTTTTGGCTACTCCTAAAATTATTTAGGAATAATAGTTTGCAAAATTAAGAAAAAAAAATGAGACTTGAAAGCAAATTTTCAAAGCCTGATTAAGGATAAATAAAAAGCCACAACCGAAAAAATATCAATTGTAGCTTTTCTTTAAATATATAGATAAAAATTATGACTGAATAAACTCCAAAAGATCTTTATTAATCGTTTCGTGTTCCGTAGTCGGCATTCCGTGAGGAAAACCCGGATACGTAATCAGCTTTCCGTTCTTCAATAATTTTGCAGATTTTATGGCTGAGTTCTCAATAGGAACAATCTGGTCGTCTTCACCATGAAGAAGCAGGACAGGAATATCTACCGCTTTTAGATCTTCTGTGAAATCGGTTTCCGAAAAAGCTTTAATTCCATCATAATGAGCAACAATTCCTCCCATCATTCCCTGTCTCCACCAGTTTCTTTGCACTCCGTCTTTTATGTTTGCATCTTCTCTGTTGTACCCATAAAAAGGGAAAGTAAGATCATAATAAAATTGGTTTCTGTTATTCATGGTCTGATCTCTGATATTATCAAAAACTTCCATCGGAACTCCGTCAGGATTATTTTCGCTTTTTACCATAACTGGCGGAACGGCACTTATTAACACTGCTTTTTTAGCTCTTCCGTTAGCGTATTTGTGAACATATCGGATCACTTCTCCACCTCCTGTAGAGTGTCCGATGTGAACAACATCTTTCAGATCCAGAAATGTTACTAGTTCAGCCGCATCAGAAGCGTATTGTTCAATGGTA from Chryseobacterium camelliae includes these protein-coding regions:
- a CDS encoding alpha/beta fold hydrolase; translated protein: MSTLILKDGTEIYYKDQGEGPVLMFHHGWPLSSDDWDAQVIFFLKKGYRVISHDRRGHGRSSQNIYNHTIEQYASDAAELVTFLDLKDVVHIGHSTGGGEVIRYVHKYANGRAKKAVLISAVPPVMVKSENNPDGVPMEVFDNIRDQTMNNRNQFYYDLTFPFYGYNREDANIKDGVQRNWWRQGMMGGIVAHYDGIKAFSETDFTEDLKAVDIPVLLLHGEDDQIVPIENSAIKSAKLLKNGKLITYPGFPHGMPTTEHETINKDLLEFIQS